A genomic region of Burkholderia humptydooensis contains the following coding sequences:
- the rbbA gene encoding ribosome-associated ATPase/putative transporter RbbA, protein MNASSVVRFSDVSLRYGKTVALDRITLDVPAGLTTGLIGPDGVGKSSLLALASGARALQTGGVDALGGDMRSRRHRERVCRRIAYMPQGLGKNLYPTLSVEENLQFFARLFGHDAGERRRRIDALTQSTGLFPFLSRPAGKLSGGMKQKLGLCCALIHDPDLLILDEPTTGVDPLARAQFWDLIARIRDERPAMSVIVATAYMDEAQRFDWLIAMDAGRVLATGAPAELLARTGCDSLEAAFIALLPENERRGHKPVKIEPLRADARAGTAIEARGLTMRFGDFTAVDHVSFRIRRGEIFGFLGSNGCGKSTTMKMLTGLLPATEGTAQLFGKEVDPKDINTRRRVGYMSQAFSLYSELTVRQNLVLHARLFGVPAAEIDARVDEMARRFGLADIYGMLPDSLPLGMRQRLSLAVAMVHKPELLILDEPTSGVDPVARDSFWQLMIDLARRDLVTIFISTHFMNEAQRCDRISLMHAGRVLASDSPAELVRARGAATLEDAFIGYLVDASAQDADGGAGAGAGAADRAAGGAPAGRNATVDADADDAARAHPAADVAARAGDAPAARAEAGSEAGGESVTEAATTSHPEPNAPAAHAPLAAVPRSSSAPAEPPHRAFSAQRTLSYMWREMLELRRDPVRATLALIGSLVLMCVIGIGISLDVEDLTYAVLDRDQTELSHDYALNLSGSRYFVERPPIADYAELDRRMRDGELSLAIEIPPNFARDVERGAPAQIAMWIDGAMPQRAETIRGYAIGMHTMWLADKAQHRLGVTLAPRAEVVTRYRYNPDVKSLPAMIPAVMPLLLLMLPAMLTALAVVRERELGSILNLYVTPVTRTEFLIGKQVPYVVLAMLNFLLMTMLARIAFDVPVKGSFMTLLLAVLIFNVVATGIGLLASTFTRSQVAAIVMTIIGTMIPTVQFAGLLTPLSSLEGTGRFIGLVYPATYMLSISRGVFNKALSLQDLHSQFWPLAASVPVILGATILLLKKQER, encoded by the coding sequence GTGAACGCGTCGAGCGTCGTTCGCTTCTCGGACGTGAGCCTGCGCTACGGCAAGACCGTCGCGCTCGACCGGATCACGCTCGACGTCCCGGCCGGCCTCACGACCGGGCTGATCGGCCCGGACGGCGTCGGCAAGTCGAGCCTGCTCGCGCTCGCGTCCGGCGCGCGCGCGCTGCAGACGGGCGGCGTCGACGCGCTCGGCGGCGACATGCGTTCGCGCCGCCATCGCGAGCGCGTGTGCCGGCGCATCGCGTACATGCCGCAGGGGCTCGGCAAGAACCTGTATCCGACGCTCTCCGTCGAGGAGAACCTGCAGTTCTTCGCGCGCCTGTTCGGCCACGACGCCGGCGAGCGCCGCCGCCGGATCGACGCGCTCACGCAGAGCACCGGCCTCTTTCCGTTCCTGTCGCGGCCGGCGGGCAAGCTCTCGGGCGGGATGAAGCAGAAGCTCGGCTTATGCTGCGCGCTGATCCACGATCCCGATCTGCTGATCCTCGACGAGCCGACGACGGGCGTCGATCCGCTCGCTCGCGCGCAGTTCTGGGATCTGATCGCGCGCATTCGCGACGAGCGGCCGGCGATGAGCGTGATCGTGGCGACCGCGTACATGGACGAGGCGCAGCGCTTCGACTGGCTGATCGCGATGGACGCGGGCCGCGTGCTCGCGACGGGCGCGCCCGCCGAGCTGCTCGCGCGCACCGGCTGCGATTCGCTCGAAGCGGCGTTCATCGCGCTGCTGCCCGAAAACGAGCGGCGCGGCCACAAGCCGGTGAAGATCGAGCCGCTGCGCGCCGACGCGCGGGCGGGCACCGCGATCGAGGCGCGCGGCCTGACGATGCGCTTCGGCGATTTCACCGCGGTCGATCACGTGAGCTTCCGGATACGGCGCGGCGAGATCTTCGGCTTTCTCGGCTCGAACGGCTGCGGGAAGTCGACGACGATGAAGATGCTCACGGGCCTGCTGCCCGCGACCGAAGGCACCGCGCAACTGTTCGGCAAGGAAGTCGATCCGAAGGACATCAACACGCGCCGGCGCGTAGGCTACATGTCGCAGGCATTCTCGCTGTACAGCGAGCTGACGGTGCGGCAGAACCTCGTGCTGCACGCGCGCCTGTTCGGCGTGCCGGCCGCCGAGATCGACGCGCGCGTCGACGAGATGGCGCGCCGCTTCGGCCTCGCCGACATCTACGGCATGCTGCCGGACAGCCTGCCGCTCGGGATGCGGCAGCGGCTGTCACTCGCGGTCGCGATGGTGCACAAGCCGGAGCTGCTGATCCTCGACGAGCCGACGTCGGGCGTCGATCCCGTCGCGCGCGACAGCTTCTGGCAACTGATGATCGACCTCGCGCGCCGCGATCTGGTGACGATCTTCATCTCGACCCACTTCATGAACGAGGCGCAGCGCTGCGACCGGATCTCGCTGATGCACGCGGGCCGCGTGCTCGCGAGCGATTCGCCGGCGGAGCTCGTGCGCGCGCGCGGCGCGGCGACGCTCGAGGACGCGTTCATCGGCTATCTCGTCGATGCGTCGGCGCAGGACGCGGACGGCGGCGCGGGCGCGGGTGCCGGCGCGGCCGATCGCGCGGCGGGCGGCGCCCCCGCCGGCCGCAACGCGACAGTCGATGCCGATGCCGATGACGCCGCACGCGCGCATCCCGCGGCCGATGTCGCGGCTCGTGCAGGCGACGCACCTGCGGCGCGGGCCGAAGCCGGCAGCGAAGCCGGCGGTGAATCCGTCACCGAAGCCGCCACCACTTCGCATCCCGAACCGAACGCACCGGCCGCCCACGCGCCGCTCGCTGCCGTGCCGCGATCGAGCTCCGCCCCGGCCGAGCCGCCCCATCGCGCATTCAGCGCGCAGCGCACGCTCAGCTACATGTGGCGCGAGATGCTCGAACTGCGCCGCGATCCGGTTCGCGCGACGCTCGCGCTGATCGGCTCGCTCGTGCTGATGTGCGTGATCGGCATCGGCATCAGCCTCGACGTCGAGGACCTGACCTACGCGGTGCTCGACCGCGACCAGACCGAACTGAGCCACGACTACGCGCTGAACCTGTCCGGCTCGCGCTATTTCGTCGAGCGGCCGCCGATCGCCGACTACGCGGAGCTCGACCGCCGGATGCGCGACGGCGAGCTGTCGCTCGCGATCGAGATTCCGCCGAACTTCGCGCGCGACGTCGAGCGCGGCGCGCCCGCGCAGATCGCGATGTGGATCGACGGCGCGATGCCGCAGCGCGCGGAGACGATCCGCGGCTACGCGATCGGCATGCATACGATGTGGCTCGCCGACAAGGCGCAGCACCGCCTCGGCGTGACGCTCGCGCCGCGCGCGGAGGTCGTCACGCGCTACCGCTACAACCCGGACGTGAAAAGCCTGCCGGCGATGATCCCCGCCGTGATGCCGCTGCTGCTGCTGATGCTGCCCGCGATGCTGACGGCGCTCGCCGTCGTCCGCGAGCGCGAGCTCGGCTCGATCCTGAACCTGTACGTGACGCCTGTCACGCGCACCGAATTCCTGATCGGCAAGCAGGTGCCGTACGTCGTGCTCGCGATGCTGAACTTCCTGTTGATGACGATGCTCGCGCGGATCGCGTTCGACGTGCCCGTCAAGGGCAGCTTCATGACGCTGCTGCTCGCCGTGCTGATCTTCAACGTCGTCGCGACCGGCATCGGCCTGCTCGCGTCGACGTTCACGCGCAGCCAGGTCGCCGCGATCGTGATGACGATCATCGGCACAATGATCCCCACCGTGCAGTTCGCGGGGCTGCTCACGCCGCTGTCGTCGCTCGAAGGCACCGGCCGCTTCATCGGCCTCGTCTATCCGGCCACCTACATGCTGTCGATCAGCCGCGGCGTGTTCAACAAGGCGCTGTCGCTGCAGGATCTCCACTCGCAGTTCTGGCCGCTCGCCGCCTCGGTGCCGGTGATCCTCGGCGCGACCATCCTGCTCTTGAAAAAACAGGAACGCTGA
- a CDS encoding ABC transporter permease, which produces MRRLAIVYRLGVKELWSLVRDPILLVLIAYTFTASIYSAATARPDTLHMAPIAIVDEDASPLSARIASAFFPPQFALPKMVTLVQADRGMDAGDFTFALDIPPNFQRDVLAGRPAQIQLNVDATRMSQAFTGNGYVQQIVSGEIDDFARRYRTNAAPPVDIAMHMRFNPNLDQTWFGSLMEVINNVTLLSMVLTGAALIREREHGTIEHLLVMPVTPGEIMLAKVWSMGLVVACAAAFSLAFVVRGALHVPIEGSVALFVAGMAIHLFATTSMGIFLATLVRSMPQFGMLLVLVLLPLQLLSGSLTPRESMPFAVQNIMLAAPTTHFVEIGQAILYRGAGIETVWRQFLILAVIGTVLFLLSLKRFRKTIGQMA; this is translated from the coding sequence ATGCGGCGCCTCGCGATCGTCTACCGTCTCGGCGTGAAGGAATTGTGGAGCCTCGTGCGCGACCCGATCCTGCTCGTGCTGATCGCCTACACGTTCACCGCGTCGATCTACTCGGCCGCGACCGCGCGGCCCGACACGCTGCACATGGCGCCGATCGCGATCGTCGACGAGGACGCGTCGCCGCTGTCCGCGCGGATCGCATCGGCGTTCTTCCCGCCGCAGTTCGCGCTGCCGAAGATGGTGACGCTCGTGCAAGCGGACCGCGGAATGGATGCGGGCGACTTCACGTTCGCGCTCGACATCCCGCCGAACTTCCAGCGCGACGTGCTCGCGGGCCGGCCCGCGCAGATCCAGTTGAACGTCGACGCGACGCGAATGAGCCAGGCGTTCACGGGCAACGGCTACGTGCAGCAGATCGTGAGCGGTGAAATCGACGATTTCGCGCGCCGCTACCGAACGAACGCGGCGCCGCCCGTCGACATCGCGATGCACATGCGCTTCAACCCGAATCTCGATCAGACGTGGTTCGGCTCGCTGATGGAAGTGATCAACAACGTGACGCTGCTGTCGATGGTGCTCACGGGCGCGGCGCTGATACGCGAGCGCGAGCACGGAACGATCGAGCACCTGCTCGTGATGCCGGTGACGCCGGGCGAGATCATGCTGGCGAAGGTGTGGTCGATGGGGCTCGTCGTCGCGTGCGCGGCGGCGTTCTCGCTCGCGTTCGTCGTGCGCGGCGCGCTGCACGTGCCGATCGAGGGGTCGGTCGCGCTCTTCGTCGCGGGGATGGCGATTCACCTGTTCGCGACGACGTCGATGGGCATCTTTCTCGCGACGCTCGTGCGCAGCATGCCGCAGTTCGGGATGCTGCTCGTGCTGGTGCTGCTGCCGCTGCAACTGCTGTCGGGCAGCCTGACGCCGCGCGAGAGCATGCCGTTCGCGGTGCAGAACATCATGCTCGCCGCGCCGACGACGCACTTCGTCGAGATCGGGCAGGCGATTCTTTATCGCGGCGCGGGCATCGAGACGGTCTGGCGGCAATTCCTGATCCTGGCGGTGATCGGGACGGTGCTGTTCCTGCTGTCGTTGAAGCGGTTTCGGAAGACGATCGGGCAGATGGCCTGA
- the adhP gene encoding alcohol dehydrogenase AdhP translates to MAQHMKAAVVHAFGEPLRIEEVPVPTPGPGQILVNIKASGVCHTDLHAADGDWPVKPTLPFIPGHEGVGFVAAVGDGVKHVKEGDRVGVPWLYTACGHCEYCQTGWETLCHEQQNTGYSVNGSYAEYVLADPNYVGHLPGNVAFDEIAPILCAGVTVYKGIRMTDTRPGQWIAISGIGGLGHVAVQYAKAMGLHVVAVDVAPEKLALARKLGAAFVVDASQDDPAAVIQKELGGVHGVLVTAVSRSAFAQALGMVRRGGTVSLNGLPPGDFPLPIFSTVLNGITVRGSIVGTRRDLQESLDFAAEGLVRAHIHRDRLDNINRVFTALREGKVDGRIVLTGE, encoded by the coding sequence ATGGCGCAACACATGAAGGCCGCGGTGGTGCACGCATTCGGCGAACCGCTGCGCATCGAGGAAGTCCCCGTGCCGACGCCTGGCCCGGGCCAGATTCTCGTGAACATCAAGGCGTCGGGCGTGTGCCATACCGATCTGCACGCGGCCGACGGCGACTGGCCCGTCAAGCCGACGCTGCCGTTCATTCCGGGGCACGAGGGCGTCGGCTTCGTCGCGGCGGTGGGCGATGGCGTCAAGCACGTGAAGGAGGGCGACCGCGTCGGCGTGCCTTGGCTCTACACCGCGTGCGGCCATTGCGAGTATTGCCAGACCGGCTGGGAAACGCTGTGCCATGAGCAGCAGAACACCGGCTATTCGGTGAACGGCAGCTACGCGGAATACGTGCTCGCCGATCCGAACTACGTCGGCCATTTGCCGGGCAACGTGGCGTTCGACGAGATCGCGCCGATCCTGTGCGCGGGCGTGACCGTCTACAAGGGCATTCGCATGACCGACACGCGCCCCGGCCAGTGGATCGCGATCTCGGGGATCGGCGGGCTCGGGCACGTCGCGGTCCAGTACGCGAAGGCGATGGGGCTGCATGTCGTCGCGGTCGACGTCGCGCCGGAGAAGCTCGCGCTCGCGCGCAAGCTGGGCGCGGCGTTCGTCGTCGACGCGTCGCAGGACGATCCCGCGGCCGTGATCCAGAAGGAGCTCGGCGGCGTGCACGGCGTGCTCGTGACGGCGGTGTCGCGCAGTGCGTTCGCGCAGGCGCTCGGCATGGTGCGGCGCGGCGGGACGGTGTCGCTGAACGGGCTGCCGCCGGGGGATTTCCCGCTGCCGATTTTCTCGACGGTGCTCAACGGGATCACGGTGCGCGGCTCGATCGTCGGCACGCGGCGCGATCTTCAGGAGTCGCTCGACTTCGCGGCCGAAGGGCTCGTGCGCGCGCATATCCATCGCGACAGGCTCGACAACATCAATCGCGTGTTCACGGCGCTGCGCGAGGGGAAGGTCGACGGGCGGATCGTGTTGACCGGGGAGTGA
- a CDS encoding F0F1 ATP synthase subunit gamma, with the protein MSDKLAAIEARTDTARQLQTVIGAMQGVAAARAHEAQQRLPGIRASAATVGAAIGDALAAGAPSREAAASQSRGGAPRARLVVVLCSEQGFVGAYNAQLIDYAMRPGADAAREYMMVGSRGAMLADAGGVPLVWRTPMAAHADDVVHLANRITDALYAHLAKRGAQPVSIVHAMPGGAQRLDVSERRLLPFDYARFDTAPRAQPPLVHLPPAALLAELAQAYVFVELCEAAMLAFAAENEARTRAMIAARESVGRALGELLQAYRIARQDEITADIVELAASAL; encoded by the coding sequence ATGAGCGACAAGCTCGCCGCAATCGAAGCGCGCACCGACACCGCGCGCCAACTGCAGACCGTGATCGGCGCGATGCAGGGCGTTGCCGCCGCGCGCGCGCACGAGGCGCAGCAGCGCTTGCCGGGCATCCGCGCGTCGGCGGCGACGGTCGGCGCGGCGATCGGCGACGCGCTCGCGGCCGGTGCGCCGTCGCGCGAAGCAGCCGCGAGCCAGTCGCGCGGCGGCGCGCCGCGCGCGCGGCTCGTCGTCGTGCTGTGCAGCGAGCAGGGCTTCGTCGGCGCATACAACGCGCAGTTGATCGACTACGCGATGAGGCCGGGCGCGGACGCGGCGCGCGAATACATGATGGTCGGCTCGCGCGGCGCGATGCTGGCCGACGCGGGCGGCGTGCCGCTCGTCTGGCGCACGCCGATGGCGGCGCACGCGGACGACGTCGTGCATCTCGCGAACCGCATCACCGATGCGCTGTACGCGCATCTCGCGAAGCGCGGCGCGCAGCCGGTGTCGATCGTCCATGCGATGCCGGGCGGTGCGCAGCGGCTCGACGTGAGCGAGCGCCGGCTGTTGCCGTTCGACTACGCGCGCTTCGACACCGCGCCGCGCGCGCAGCCGCCGCTCGTGCACCTGCCGCCCGCTGCGCTGCTCGCGGAGCTTGCGCAGGCCTACGTGTTCGTCGAGCTGTGCGAGGCGGCGATGCTCGCGTTCGCCGCGGAAAACGAGGCGCGCACGCGCGCGATGATCGCCGCGCGCGAATCGGTCGGGCGCGCGCTTGGCGAGCTGTTGCAGGCGTACCGGATCGCGCGGCAGGACGAGATCACGGCGGACATCGTCGAGCTGGCGGCGAGCGCGCTGTGA
- a CDS encoding F0F1 ATP synthase subunit alpha: MTQTPEATDAATNAATDAGWLARRRFALERVALAPVAQALGRVERVADGIAFVSGLEDAMLNEVLRFDGGVTGFAHTLDEDLISVVLLDPDASVQAQAAVMRTGAVLEVPVGPQLLGRIVDPLGRPLDDGAPLGTAGTLPIERPAPAIIERDLVSEPLDTGVLIADALFTIGRGQRELIIGDRATGKTSLAIDAIVNQRHSDVICVYVAIGQRASAVRRVIDAVRRYGAPERCIFVVAPAACAPGLQWIAPFAGFSIAEYFRDRGQHALVVVDDLTKHAATHRELALLTREPPGREAYPGDIFYVHARLLERAAKLCAKLGGGSLSALPIAETDAGNLAAYIPTNLISITDGQIVLDSALFAANQRPAVDVGLSVSRVGGKAQHPALRAASGRLRLDYAQFLELEAFTRFGGLTDARLRAQITRGERIRALITQPRFRALRTLDEVVLLKALAAGALDAMSPDLVAPLRDRLPSWLDARIAALTPAGAPPCNWLADDAALSALTESVGELIERIVADAAHRATAGAPAEDAAGDMGGGALDGAPESGRAARIEPAPPGGAETGARRKR, encoded by the coding sequence ATGACGCAAACGCCTGAAGCAACCGATGCCGCAACCAATGCCGCAACCGATGCCGGCTGGCTCGCGCGCCGCCGCTTCGCGCTCGAGCGCGTCGCGCTCGCACCCGTCGCGCAGGCGCTCGGGCGGGTCGAGCGCGTCGCGGACGGGATCGCGTTCGTGTCCGGCCTCGAAGACGCGATGCTCAACGAAGTGCTGCGCTTCGACGGCGGCGTCACCGGCTTCGCGCACACGCTCGACGAGGATCTGATCAGCGTCGTGCTGCTCGATCCGGACGCGAGCGTTCAGGCGCAAGCGGCGGTCATGCGCACGGGCGCGGTGCTCGAGGTGCCGGTCGGGCCGCAACTGCTCGGGCGCATCGTCGATCCGCTCGGCCGCCCGCTCGACGACGGCGCGCCGCTCGGCACGGCAGGCACGCTGCCGATCGAGCGCCCCGCGCCCGCGATCATCGAGCGCGACCTCGTCAGCGAGCCGCTCGACACTGGCGTGCTGATCGCCGACGCGCTCTTCACGATCGGGCGCGGCCAGCGCGAGCTGATCATCGGCGATCGCGCGACCGGCAAGACCTCGCTCGCGATCGACGCAATTGTCAACCAGCGGCATTCGGACGTGATCTGCGTATACGTCGCGATCGGCCAGCGCGCGAGCGCGGTGCGGCGCGTGATCGACGCGGTGCGCCGCTACGGCGCGCCCGAGCGCTGCATCTTCGTCGTCGCGCCGGCCGCGTGCGCGCCGGGGCTGCAATGGATCGCGCCGTTCGCGGGGTTCTCGATCGCCGAATATTTCCGGGACCGCGGGCAGCACGCGCTCGTCGTCGTCGACGATCTGACGAAGCACGCGGCGACGCATCGCGAGCTCGCGCTGCTCACGCGCGAGCCGCCCGGCCGCGAGGCGTATCCGGGCGACATCTTCTATGTGCACGCGCGCCTGCTCGAACGCGCGGCGAAACTCTGCGCGAAGCTCGGCGGCGGGTCGCTGTCCGCGCTGCCGATCGCGGAGACCGACGCGGGCAACCTCGCCGCGTACATTCCGACGAACCTGATCTCGATCACCGACGGGCAGATCGTGCTCGATTCGGCGCTGTTCGCCGCGAACCAGCGGCCGGCCGTCGACGTCGGGCTGAGCGTGAGCCGCGTCGGCGGCAAGGCGCAGCATCCGGCGCTGCGCGCGGCATCGGGCCGCCTGCGGCTCGATTACGCGCAGTTTCTCGAGCTGGAGGCGTTCACGCGCTTCGGCGGGCTCACCGATGCGCGGCTGCGCGCGCAGATCACGCGCGGCGAGCGGATTCGCGCGTTGATCACGCAGCCGCGCTTTCGCGCGCTGCGCACGCTCGACGAAGTCGTGCTGCTGAAGGCGCTCGCGGCGGGCGCGCTCGATGCGATGTCGCCGGATCTCGTCGCGCCGCTGCGCGACAGGCTGCCGTCGTGGCTCGATGCAAGGATCGCGGCGCTCACGCCGGCGGGCGCGCCGCCGTGCAACTGGCTCGCGGACGACGCGGCGCTTTCGGCGCTCACGGAATCGGTCGGCGAGCTGATCGAGCGGATCGTCGCGGATGCCGCGCATCGCGCGACGGCGGGTGCGCCGGCGGAAGACGCGGCGGGCGACATGGGCGGCGGCGCGCTCGACGGTGCGCCGGAGAGCGGCCGCGCGGCACGCATCGAGCCGGCGCCGCCGGGCGGCGCCGAAACCGGCGCGCGACGCAAGCGATGA
- a CDS encoding F0F1 ATP synthase subunit delta, with protein MRIDWSTLALQAVNVVVLVWLLSRFLFRPVSEIIAKRQAAARKLIDDAAHERDAARAERERVRAERASLAAARDDALKDALAQAAAERERLIDAARADAQALRDAARAQADADAAQRAKALDARATRLAIDIAAKLLARLPDSARVAGFVDGVAASLAKLPADVRAALAADDAQVRLVAPRALTAQEAAACRAAFAASVGRPLEPDVRVDPALIAGLELESKYANVRNSLRQDLATIEAALLNDDDANA; from the coding sequence ATGCGAATCGACTGGTCCACGCTCGCGCTGCAGGCGGTCAACGTCGTCGTGCTCGTGTGGCTGCTGTCGCGCTTCCTGTTTCGCCCCGTGAGCGAGATCATCGCGAAGCGCCAGGCCGCCGCGCGCAAGCTGATCGACGATGCGGCGCACGAGCGCGACGCCGCGCGCGCCGAGCGCGAACGGGTGCGCGCCGAGCGCGCGTCGCTCGCCGCGGCGCGCGACGATGCGCTGAAGGACGCGCTCGCGCAGGCCGCCGCCGAGCGCGAGCGCCTGATCGACGCCGCGCGCGCCGATGCGCAGGCGCTGCGCGACGCGGCGCGCGCGCAGGCGGACGCCGACGCCGCTCAGCGCGCGAAGGCGCTCGACGCGCGCGCGACGCGCCTCGCGATCGACATCGCCGCGAAGCTGCTCGCGCGGCTGCCGGACAGCGCGCGCGTCGCGGGCTTCGTCGACGGCGTCGCGGCGTCGCTCGCGAAGCTGCCGGCCGACGTACGCGCGGCGCTCGCCGCCGACGACGCGCAGGTGAGGCTCGTCGCGCCGCGCGCGCTGACCGCGCAGGAGGCGGCCGCGTGCCGCGCGGCGTTCGCGGCGAGCGTCGGCCGGCCGCTCGAGCCCGACGTGCGCGTCGATCCCGCGCTGATCGCGGGGCTCGAGCTCGAATCGAAATATGCGAACGTGCGCAACAGCCTGCGCCAGGATCTCGCGACCATCGAGGCGGCACTGCTGAACGACGATGACGCAAACGCCTGA
- a CDS encoding F0F1 ATP synthase subunit C gives MNNLIEVVSIAAAALAVSFGAIGPALAEGRAVGAAMDAIARQPDASGTVSRTLFVGLAMIETMAIYCLVVALLLLFANPFVK, from the coding sequence ATGAACAATCTCATCGAAGTGGTCAGCATCGCGGCGGCCGCGCTCGCCGTGTCGTTCGGCGCGATCGGTCCCGCGCTCGCGGAAGGGCGCGCGGTCGGCGCGGCGATGGACGCGATCGCACGCCAGCCGGACGCGTCCGGCACCGTGTCGCGCACGCTGTTCGTCGGGCTCGCGATGATCGAGACGATGGCGATCTACTGCCTCGTCGTCGCGCTGCTGCTGCTGTTCGCGAATCCGTTCGTCAAGTGA
- a CDS encoding F0F1 ATP synthase subunit A: protein MNASPLSTVPMFSIGPVGISEPVLATWAIMAVLVALALAARRRLSVDAPSRLQSVLELFVATIDAQIADTMQTPPARYRALIGTIFVLVFCANSASLVPGVEPPTAHLETDAALALVVFAATLYYGVRARGVRGYLATFAEPTWVMIPLNVVEQLTRTFSLIVRLFGNVMSGVFVIGIVLSLAGLFVPIPLMALDLLTGTVQAYIFMVLSMVFIGAAVSGDETSAPRRGQENA from the coding sequence ATGAACGCGTCGCCGCTGTCGACCGTGCCGATGTTCTCGATCGGCCCTGTCGGCATCTCGGAACCCGTGCTCGCGACGTGGGCGATCATGGCCGTGCTCGTCGCGCTCGCGCTCGCCGCGCGCAGGCGGCTGAGCGTCGACGCGCCGTCGCGGCTGCAAAGCGTGCTCGAATTGTTCGTCGCGACGATCGACGCGCAGATCGCCGACACGATGCAGACGCCGCCCGCGCGCTATCGCGCGCTGATCGGCACGATCTTCGTGCTCGTGTTTTGCGCGAACAGCGCGTCGCTCGTGCCGGGCGTCGAGCCGCCGACCGCGCATCTCGAGACCGATGCCGCGCTCGCGCTCGTCGTGTTCGCGGCGACGCTCTATTACGGCGTGCGTGCGCGCGGCGTGCGCGGCTATCTCGCGACGTTCGCGGAGCCGACGTGGGTGATGATTCCGCTGAACGTCGTCGAGCAACTGACGCGCACGTTCTCGCTGATCGTGCGTCTGTTCGGCAACGTGATGAGCGGCGTGTTCGTGATCGGCATCGTGCTGTCGCTCGCCGGCCTGTTCGTGCCGATTCCGCTGATGGCGCTCGATCTGCTGACGGGCACGGTGCAGGCGTACATCTTCATGGTGCTGTCGATGGTGTTCATCGGCGCGGCCGTATCCGGTGACGAAACTTCCGCGCCGCGGCGCGGGCAGGAGAACGCATGA
- a CDS encoding N-ATPase subunit AtpR translates to MIDMWETARASFDGIAVAIGLALGFAAGACHFASLGWNSRLFVAGRAGAALALQLVRIALAVAVLVVLARAGLAMLVAGSAGFFAARALAVRRAAALTGARR, encoded by the coding sequence ATGATTGACATGTGGGAAACCGCGCGCGCGTCGTTCGACGGCATCGCCGTCGCGATCGGGCTCGCGCTCGGGTTCGCCGCCGGCGCGTGCCATTTCGCGTCGCTCGGCTGGAACAGCCGGCTGTTCGTCGCGGGCCGCGCGGGCGCGGCGCTCGCGCTGCAGCTCGTGCGGATCGCGCTCGCGGTGGCGGTGCTCGTCGTGCTCGCGCGCGCGGGTCTCGCGATGCTCGTCGCGGGCTCGGCGGGCTTCTTCGCCGCGCGCGCGCTCGCGGTCCGCCGCGCGGCCGCGCTGACGGGAGCGCGGCGATGA
- a CDS encoding AtpZ/AtpI family protein, producing MTKRRQFEAKRDDAARGDARRARSPEWPESPESPESPESPESPAARDGGMPTAARSAEAASKPAADRVELAARTAATRAARGARDPEPSLGRRLAQIGVLGWTIVAPTLAALALGRWLDRTFASRVFFSAPLLMLGAALGFWLAWRWMKAQQHGDRDD from the coding sequence ATGACGAAGCGTCGGCAGTTCGAGGCGAAGCGCGATGACGCGGCGCGCGGCGACGCACGGCGCGCCCGGTCGCCCGAATGGCCCGAATCGCCCGAATCGCCCGAATCGCCCGAATCGCCCGAATCGCCCGCCGCGCGCGATGGCGGGATGCCCACCGCGGCGCGGTCCGCCGAAGCCGCGTCGAAGCCTGCCGCCGATCGCGTCGAGCTGGCGGCGCGCACGGCCGCGACGCGCGCGGCGCGCGGCGCGCGCGATCCGGAGCCGTCGCTCGGCCGGCGGCTCGCGCAGATCGGCGTGCTCGGCTGGACGATCGTCGCGCCGACGCTCGCCGCGCTCGCGCTCGGCCGCTGGCTCGACCGGACGTTCGCGTCGCGGGTGTTCTTTTCCGCGCCGCTCCTGATGCTCGGCGCGGCGCTCGGCTTCTGGCTCGCGTGGCGCTGGATGAAAGCTCAACAACACGGAGATCGCGATGATTGA
- a CDS encoding F0F1 ATP synthase subunit epsilon, producing the protein MAAELRVTIATPARVCVDDLPIVSLRAEDASGAFGIRAGHVDFVTLLRASVVSWRTADDATHYAALDGGVLRVTRGARIEIACRDAVLGESLAELEAVVRGVRATQLDAKRRARVDETRLHAQAVRRLLTYLRPEHAKDGMHAPMKPETLE; encoded by the coding sequence ATGGCCGCTGAGCTGCGCGTGACGATCGCGACGCCGGCGCGCGTGTGCGTCGACGATCTGCCGATCGTGTCGCTGCGCGCCGAGGACGCGAGCGGCGCGTTCGGCATCCGCGCGGGCCACGTCGATTTCGTCACGCTGCTGCGCGCGTCGGTCGTGAGCTGGCGCACCGCCGACGACGCGACGCATTACGCCGCGCTCGACGGCGGCGTGCTGCGCGTGACGCGCGGCGCGCGCATCGAGATCGCGTGCCGCGACGCGGTGCTCGGCGAGTCGCTTGCGGAGCTCGAAGCGGTCGTGCGCGGGGTGCGCGCGACGCAGCTCGACGCGAAGCGCCGCGCGCGCGTCGACGAAACGCGGCTGCACGCGCAGGCGGTGCGGCGGCTGCTCACGTATCTGCGGCCCGAGCATGCGAAGGACGGCATGCACGCGCCGATGAAGCCGGAGACGCTCGAATGA